The Gemmatimonadota bacterium genomic sequence GGGCAAATCTCGCGATGAACTCTGCCAGAATGCGCGCGCTTTTCATCCCTTAATTGAAAAGCTGAGTCCGCTGCTTATGGACGAGATTCACGGGCTTGCAGATGGTGCGGGTATTTCTTTTGACGAGGCGCTTTTGTGTCAGGCGCGGGGTGAAGCCGCCAGTGTTCCGCCCGAGGGGTGTACGGCTTTCGCGCTTACGGGTTCTGCGACTGCCGATGGGTACCCCCTGGCTGGTCAAAATCAGGATCTCGCGGTCGAATATGCCGATGTCGCCATTCTCTTGCACGTTTGTCCTTCTGATGGTCGTCCCCGGGCATTGCTCTTCACTTTTGCCGGACAATTGGGTTATTCGGGTATGAATCAGTACGGTCTGGCTCATTTTGCCAATGCGCTTTACGATTGTCCCTGGCAAATGGGCTTGCCTCACTATCCGCTCAAACGCATTATGCTGGAGCAGAAGGGTCTGGATACCTGTCTTCGGATTCTCAGACAACATCCCACCTGTTCGGCCGGGAATATGGTTTTTTGTTTTGGCGATGGGCAGATTGCCGATCTGGAAATCCGTCCCGAAGGTGTGATGCAATTTACCGATACACATCCCGATGCGATTGTTCATGCCAATCACTATCTCACCCCCGAATTTGCACCCTGCGAAACCAATAGTCTCGCCGATTCCTGCCCCCGACGCGATAGGATGCGCGACCTGGTTAAAGAACACTGGGGCAATATCACGGTGGATACGATGAAGGCTATTCTCTCGGATCACGATGGCGACCCGGCAGCGATATGTCGCCACGGTGCTGTAGATATGTTTTCTATTTCGGGTTATATCGCCGAACCCGCAAAGGGGTTGCTCCACGTTCGGCGAGGACTGGGCTGTACGGGAACATGGACGGCTTATGAGATTTAGTGTTTTACATCAGGGGGTCCAGGTTTTGGCGCGTTCGGCGTAGTCGAGGGCTTGGGCGGGAATATCTACGCCGACTTCTTTGGACCAAGCTGCGAGAAGCTGTTGATAGAGGGGGCCGGGTTTGCCGGTGCCGACGGGTTGGAAGTTGAAGCGGGTGATGGGTACCATACAGATGGTGGTTGATGTGTACCAGGCTTCGTCGGCTTCTCGCACATCGTAGGGTTCGATGTCGGTCTCATAGACGGGGATGTTCAGTCTTGCGGCGAGGTCCATGCAGACCTGCCGGGAGACGCCGCGCAGGATGTCGTGTGGTTTGGGTGTGTGGATTTCGCCATTGCGGGCGATGAAGAAATTGGTGCCAGTGCCTTCTGTGATAAAGCCGCGTTCGTCGGTGAGGAGGGCGTTGGCACCTTTTTCCATGCGTTGAGCCTGGAGGTTGGCAATCTGGTAGTAGATGCGGCTGCGGTTTTTGGCTTTGGGGTCGATGTACCGGGCGGGTACGGATTGCTGGGGCGTGATGACGAAGTGAGTGCCCTGTTCGTAATAGTGGGCACTGCCTCCAATGTGGCGCACGAGCGGGATGACGTTGATGGTGACGATGGGACTGGCACCTTCTGTGACGAGGGTGTCGTAAAAGCCCAGGGCACCCCGGGTGACGTTGTGCATGATCTGAAAGTCCAGATTTTCCAGGGCGGGCAGATTTTTTTTTATGGTTTTGTGCGTGGCGTCTTCCATCTGGTCGATGCTGAGGCCGCAGTCGATTTCGGCGTATTTCATGGAGGCGTACAGGCGTTTCAGGTGGTTGCGAAGGCAGTAGGGTTTTTGCTTGAAGGAGCGGGTCATTTCAAATACCATGTCTCCAAACATCAGGGCGGAGTCGAAGATGGAGATACGGGCTTCGCGTTCGGGCATGAAGTTTCCGTTGAAATAGACGAGGCGCTGGGGCATGGGGAGGCCTTTCGTGAGAGTCGAAGATTGGGAAATGGATTGTTATATATACGACAATTTTTTTGAAATTCAAGTGAGGATGGCGATGGAGGTCACGGAGGTCGAACTATAAACCGAAAGAGAGGATTGAGACAATGGCGGAACGATATAGAGCGGTGTTAATCGGATGCGGCAGGATGGGGGCGACAATTGACGATGAGGTACAGGATCGTCCCGACAGGCATCTGTGGCTCCCGTATTCACATGCAGCAGCGGCTGTGGCGTGTGAGCGGACGGAGCTCGTAGCGGTTTCGGATGTGGTAGCAGAGAAGGCAGAGGCGATTCGCCAGCGGTACGAGGTTCCGGTTTGTTATACGGATTATCGGGAGATGATTGAGAAAGAGAAGCCGGATATTGTGTGTATCGCGACCCGTCCAGCGACCCATTCAGAGATAACGGTTTTTGCGGCCGAACATGGGGTGAAGGGGATTTATTGCGAGAAGCCGTTGTGCTGTTCGATGGCAGAGGCAGACGCTATGGTGGTAGCGGTTGAGAAGTACGGCGTGAAGTTCAATTACGGTACGCAGCGGCGATATATTCCGGTTTATCGGAAGATGCGGGAATTGGCGGATGCCGGGGAATTGGGTACGGTGCAGGCTGTCATTGTGCAGGATGGGGTGACAGCGGCGTTGTGGGGGTTAACCCATGGGGTGGATATGATGTTGTTATTAGCCGGAGATGCCGAGATTGAGTACGTGCAGGGAACCATTGTGTGTGAGGATGAGGATTGGGAGGGCAACCGCCTGAATGTGGATCCGGGCATAGCCAGCGGGTACGTTCGGTTTGCCAATGGGGTTCACGGATATACAACGGCGGGCAGCGGCTCAGAGTTTGAGATTTGTGGCTCGGAGGGAAAGTTGAGAACGTTTAATAATGCGCTTGCCTATCAGTTTCGAAAGGCAAGCGGTGTTCGGTATGTGCTGGAGGAGCAGGCATTTCCAGAGGTTCCGTGCGAGAGCGGTACGGTGAATGGGATTCGGGATATCGCGGAGGCGCTGGATACAGGGCGGGAGACAAAGGGGCCGGTTCATCTGGCGCGACGGAGCCAGGAGATGGTGATGGGGTTTATTGAGTCGCACCGGTTGGGCGGCGTGCGGGTAAGTTTGCCGATGGAGAACCGAGAACTGTACGTGGGGCGGGAGGGTTGGTGAGTGTGCGTCATTGATTAAGGAGGATGGCGATGAAGATCACAGAGATCGAGGTGATTCCGCTTCGGGTCCCGTATGAGGCGCGTATCCGGAAGGCGTATTATCATTTTGCGATGCGGGAAGAGGTGACGGTGTATAAGTTTCATACGGATACGGGGCTGATAGGATTGGGGGAGAATGTGGGGTCGCCCTTTGGTCAGGAGATGCTGGATATCTATATCGGGACTGATCCATTTGACCATGTGATGGGGCAGGGGCGGTTTAATCTGGATATGGCGTGCTATGATTTGATGGGCAAGCATCTGGGGTTGCCAGCGTGGAAGCTGATGGGGCAGCAGGTGCGTCAGTGGGTGTCTATGGGGTGGTGGATGCCGTGTATGTCGGTGGAGGATACAGCGACAGAGGTGCAGGTAGCGGCAGAGCGGGGGTTCCGGGGTTTGAAGTGCAAGGCGCGGGCGTTTTACGATGTGGTGGCATGCGCGCAGGCGATCCAGGATGTTGCGCCGGTAGATTTTCGGGTGGAGTTCGATTTTAACGGGGCGCTGATTTGTGTGGAGAAAGCGTTGCCGGTGCTGCGGGAGTTGGAGAAGATTCCGGTGGTGAAGGGGGTGGAGGAGCCAATTTTTGCGTATGATGTTGAAGGGTGGCGCAGGCTGCATGAGGCGATTCGAATACCGTTCTATCTGCACGGGGTGCGGGTGCTGTGTGAGGCGGCGTCTCGACAACCGTCGGGACCGTGGATAGGGCTTCGAGCGGGGGATTTTGATGGGGCGCTTTGCAGCCACGAGTGTGTGCGGGATGCGCTGGCGGCGGCCTGGACTTTTGCAGCGGCGAATACGCCGATTTTGTTGCAGTATGTGGGGACGGGGATTACGACGGCGTTTGCGCTTCAGTTGGGAGCGGTGATGCCGACAGCGACGCTGCCGGGGGTGACGGCGAGCCATTCTTATGAGGACGATTTGATTGTGGATGCACATTCGGTGCAGCGCGGGTTTATGAAGGTTCCAGAGG encodes the following:
- a CDS encoding C45 family autoproteolytic acyltransferase/hydrolase; translated protein: MDNTAIAGHAFPFVEVSGTAYDMGYQHGKQAADLVHKYLVWIDKLTGKSRDELCQNARAFHPLIEKLSPLLMDEIHGLADGAGISFDEALLCQARGEAASVPPEGCTAFALTGSATADGYPLAGQNQDLAVEYADVAILLHVCPSDGRPRALLFTFAGQLGYSGMNQYGLAHFANALYDCPWQMGLPHYPLKRIMLEQKGLDTCLRILRQHPTCSAGNMVFCFGDGQIADLEIRPEGVMQFTDTHPDAIVHANHYLTPEFAPCETNSLADSCPRRDRMRDLVKEHWGNITVDTMKAILSDHDGDPAAICRHGAVDMFSISGYIAEPAKGLLHVRRGLGCTGTWTAYEI
- a CDS encoding aminotransferase class IV, with the protein product MPQRLVYFNGNFMPEREARISIFDSALMFGDMVFEMTRSFKQKPYCLRNHLKRLYASMKYAEIDCGLSIDQMEDATHKTIKKNLPALENLDFQIMHNVTRGALGFYDTLVTEGASPIVTINVIPLVRHIGGSAHYYEQGTHFVITPQQSVPARYIDPKAKNRSRIYYQIANLQAQRMEKGANALLTDERGFITEGTGTNFFIARNGEIHTPKPHDILRGVSRQVCMDLAARLNIPVYETDIEPYDVREADEAWYTSTTICMVPITRFNFQPVGTGKPGPLYQQLLAAWSKEVGVDIPAQALDYAERAKTWTP
- a CDS encoding Gfo/Idh/MocA family oxidoreductase, which codes for MAERYRAVLIGCGRMGATIDDEVQDRPDRHLWLPYSHAAAAVACERTELVAVSDVVAEKAEAIRQRYEVPVCYTDYREMIEKEKPDIVCIATRPATHSEITVFAAEHGVKGIYCEKPLCCSMAEADAMVVAVEKYGVKFNYGTQRRYIPVYRKMRELADAGELGTVQAVIVQDGVTAALWGLTHGVDMMLLLAGDAEIEYVQGTIVCEDEDWEGNRLNVDPGIASGYVRFANGVHGYTTAGSGSEFEICGSEGKLRTFNNALAYQFRKASGVRYVLEEQAFPEVPCESGTVNGIRDIAEALDTGRETKGPVHLARRSQEMVMGFIESHRLGGVRVSLPMENRELYVGREGW
- a CDS encoding mandelate racemase/muconate lactonizing enzyme family protein, which gives rise to MKITEIEVIPLRVPYEARIRKAYYHFAMREEVTVYKFHTDTGLIGLGENVGSPFGQEMLDIYIGTDPFDHVMGQGRFNLDMACYDLMGKHLGLPAWKLMGQQVRQWVSMGWWMPCMSVEDTATEVQVAAERGFRGLKCKARAFYDVVACAQAIQDVAPVDFRVEFDFNGALICVEKALPVLRELEKIPVVKGVEEPIFAYDVEGWRRLHEAIRIPFYLHGVRVLCEAASRQPSGPWIGLRAGDFDGALCSHECVRDALAAAWTFAAANTPILLQYVGTGITTAFALQLGAVMPTATLPGVTASHSYEDDLIVDAHSVQRGFMKVPEGPGLGVALDEDAVAKYLDTPAVEWPRHVSVVTLPGDVKHFYRNLQQAERLMKQGVDESFAPGVRLDEWEDDGSEEFDRLWTHLQAQDAPIWDG